A portion of the Mycoplasmopsis mustelae genome contains these proteins:
- the efp gene encoding elongation factor P, whose product MINVNEFKPGITFQDEGEIFVVLEAQHSKQGRGQANVKAKVKNLRTGSTTIKSYTGGDKVKPAHIDKRKTDYLYSDNENIILMDKETYEQIEIPLKVVEWEMNFLKEGQEVQIRKFENEVLDIELPLNITLRVTSAPDAVKGNTTTNPQKKVIVETGFELETPMFIKEGDLITISTESGKYVGKSKE is encoded by the coding sequence ATGATTAATGTAAATGAATTTAAACCTGGAATTACTTTTCAAGATGAAGGTGAAATTTTTGTAGTTTTAGAAGCACAACATTCAAAACAAGGTCGCGGTCAAGCTAACGTCAAAGCAAAAGTAAAAAATCTAAGAACTGGTTCTACTACTATTAAATCATATACAGGTGGTGACAAAGTTAAACCAGCACACATCGACAAAAGAAAAACCGATTATTTATATTCAGATAACGAAAATATTATTTTAATGGATAAAGAAACATATGAACAAATTGAAATTCCATTAAAAGTTGTAGAATGAGAAATGAATTTCTTAAAAGAAGGACAAGAAGTTCAAATCCGTAAGTTTGAAAATGAAGTTTTAGACATTGAATTACCATTAAACATTACATTAAGAGTCACATCTGCTCCTGATGCAGTTAAAGGAAATACAACAACCAATCCACAAAAAAAAGTAATTGTTGAAACAGGTTTTGAATTAGAAACTCCAATGTTTATCAAAGAAGGTGATTTAATTACTATTTCAACTGAATCTGGTAAATATGTAGGAAAAAGTAAAGAATAA
- a CDS encoding MMB_0454 family protein produces the protein MQNYVNVLFNSDQIYVVKENAFLDIIKNVFANLKGIKLSSKPFLVFETDHSNLTICLDIKIKTTLKNNLYNIWKNLIKQIQVGIQNLIGVKPKNIQLIFSGFY, from the coding sequence ATGCAAAATTACGTGAATGTTTTATTTAATTCAGACCAAATTTATGTGGTTAAAGAGAATGCTTTTTTAGATATTATTAAAAATGTTTTTGCAAACCTTAAAGGTATAAAATTATCTTCAAAACCTTTTCTTGTTTTCGAAACAGACCACTCAAATTTAACAATATGCTTAGACATAAAAATCAAAACAACTTTAAAAAATAATTTATACAACATCTGAAAAAATTTGATTAAACAAATTCAAGTCGGAATTCAAAACCTTATCGGCGTAAAACCAAAAAACATTCAACTTATTTTTAGTGGATTTTATTAG
- a CDS encoding MAGa3780 family membrane protein yields MKKTLKKFLHTYQEFNKKDWATFLIGFFLIMVYLCIIMWDWSDKSFSTWQVFNKIYKDDPDFFEKINQMANSVSSHDEKSAIYRATLPNAVLILWGGTSYWFTFICNVLMAISILLFPFFKESKKAQKFYFAGIVYIIIVVLVFWFGWLTDKTIGGNFSRNDFYRTLVWHAIAPFFGIITLIWERKRIRISTQVIWSYSIFPICYLIFLLLIYIFGYKFKNFTSADFLPNSENQNHPNVIPNEFNTELDRGIAIYSIISFWNPLGYTGDNFYLKSVLIIIIVLSSFLTAPTIGFILRKVLRILQPGQKKLPPLRFSAQKKTKKS; encoded by the coding sequence ATGAAAAAAACACTCAAGAAGTTTCTACATACTTATCAAGAATTTAATAAAAAAGACTGAGCAACTTTCTTAATTGGTTTTTTTCTGATTATGGTTTACCTTTGCATTATAATGTGAGATTGAAGTGATAAAAGTTTTAGTACTTGACAGGTTTTTAATAAAATTTATAAAGATGACCCAGACTTCTTTGAAAAAATAAATCAAATGGCTAATTCAGTAAGTTCACACGATGAAAAAAGTGCAATTTATCGCGCAACATTACCAAATGCTGTTTTAATTTTATGAGGTGGAACTTCATATTGATTTACCTTTATCTGTAATGTTTTAATGGCTATTAGTATTTTATTATTTCCTTTTTTTAAAGAATCTAAAAAAGCACAAAAATTTTATTTTGCCGGAATTGTTTATATTATTATTGTTGTCTTAGTTTTTTGGTTTGGTTGATTGACCGATAAAACTATCGGTGGTAACTTTAGTAGAAACGACTTTTATCGCACTTTAGTTTGACATGCGATTGCACCTTTTTTTGGAATTATTACACTAATTTGGGAGCGCAAAAGAATTCGCATTAGTACTCAAGTAATATGAAGTTATTCAATTTTTCCTATTTGTTACTTAATTTTTCTTTTATTAATATATATTTTTGGTTATAAATTCAAAAATTTCACTTCCGCTGATTTTTTACCAAACTCAGAAAATCAAAACCATCCTAATGTAATACCGAATGAATTCAATACTGAATTAGATCGCGGAATTGCTATTTATTCAATTATAAGTTTTTGAAATCCATTAGGGTACACTGGTGATAACTTTTATTTAAAATCTGTTTTAATAATTATAATCGTGCTTTCTTCTTTTTTGACTGCACCAACAATTGGCTTTATTTTAAGAAAAGTTTTAAGAATCTTACAACCAGGACAAAAAAAACTTCCACCACTTCGTTTTTCGGCACAGAAAAAAACAAAAAAATCCTAA
- a CDS encoding nicotinate phosphoribosyltransferase, giving the protein MQSKEEYIASYFKKTQVILENEKPNNIITLQFFQRKDNSILAGMQEVLNLLQEVTDTSKYQIKYLPDGSKINNLDIVLELTGHYQDFGIWEGMIDGILARNTSIATNAYHCKIAAKNKEIIFMGDRADHYINQKVDGIAVHIGGIKMVSTLAQKTTETVKDDENIFGSMPHILIQAFKGDVVAATKAFHKNFPKHKIIALVDYNNDVIGDSIKIWNELGNKVWGVRIDTSKNMVDKMFENQTPKYGVNPDQVINLRKALDIVGAKNYKIVVSSGFDAQKIKEFEELNVPVDYYGVGQSIFKLNNSFSADATLLNGQKEAKQGRGYRYNPNLILYNNKDSH; this is encoded by the coding sequence ATGCAATCTAAAGAAGAATATATTGCAAGCTATTTCAAAAAAACTCAAGTTATTTTAGAAAACGAAAAACCAAATAATATAATAACCTTACAATTTTTTCAGCGTAAAGACAATTCTATTCTGGCAGGAATGCAAGAAGTTTTGAATTTATTACAAGAAGTAACTGATACATCAAAATATCAAATTAAATATCTACCTGATGGTAGCAAAATCAATAATTTAGATATAGTTTTAGAACTAACAGGTCACTATCAAGATTTCGGAATTTGAGAAGGAATGATCGATGGGATCTTAGCACGCAATACTTCAATCGCGACCAATGCTTACCATTGTAAAATTGCTGCCAAAAACAAAGAAATTATTTTTATGGGTGATCGTGCAGACCATTATATAAATCAAAAAGTAGACGGAATCGCTGTACATATTGGTGGGATTAAAATGGTGTCAACTTTGGCACAAAAAACTACCGAGACAGTCAAAGATGATGAAAACATTTTTGGTAGTATGCCACATATTTTAATCCAGGCTTTCAAAGGTGATGTAGTGGCGGCAACAAAGGCATTTCATAAAAATTTTCCTAAGCACAAAATTATTGCATTAGTTGATTATAATAACGACGTAATTGGTGATTCAATTAAAATTTGAAACGAATTAGGAAATAAGGTTTGGGGAGTTCGAATTGATACATCAAAAAATATGGTTGATAAAATGTTTGAAAATCAAACCCCTAAATATGGGGTAAATCCAGATCAAGTGATAAATTTAAGAAAAGCATTAGATATTGTTGGTGCCAAAAATTACAAAATTGTTGTTTCATCAGGTTTTGATGCTCAAAAAATTAAAGAATTTGAAGAACTTAATGTTCCTGTAGATTACTACGGAGTGGGCCAAAGCATTTTTAAATTGAATAATTCCTTTTCTGCAGATGCAACACTTTTAAACGGTCAAAAAGAGGCTAAACAAGGTCGCGGATATCGTTATAATCCAAATTTAATTTTATATAATAACAAAGATTCTCACTAA
- a CDS encoding M42 family metallopeptidase, translating into MDQKYQNLASRLKQYMSINAISRFEEAIVDKLKANIKSGFQIIRDKLGSIIFYKKSHLANAPKVMLAAHMDEVGYMVRSIKDNGNLMLTPIGGVWASVVIGTKASVVASATNKIYTGVFGHTSIHIQTPEQIKNAMKNDDLFVDLGFKNKQEVEQAQINIGDKVFMSGEYIELANNLIGGKAMDNRAGVTVLEFIANNIADLKLNCDVYLVGTVQEEVGTRGARTAASIINPDVAFAIDTGAAHDTTGAKEGTPVCGNGVSLLVKDGGTLPDPKLIKYLTDIAKEKDIPTYKYVAGGGGTDAAELQFAPGGASVMTISIPQRYLHSPIGVASLVDIQATIDLMTEFIKSYSPENHDKRLAYK; encoded by the coding sequence ATGGATCAAAAATATCAAAATTTAGCATCAAGGCTAAAGCAATATATGTCAATTAACGCTATTTCTCGTTTCGAAGAAGCAATAGTCGATAAATTAAAAGCTAACATCAAATCTGGTTTTCAAATTATACGCGATAAACTAGGTTCAATTATTTTTTATAAAAAATCACACCTTGCAAATGCACCTAAAGTAATGCTGGCAGCACACATGGATGAGGTAGGTTATATGGTGCGTAGTATTAAGGATAATGGAAATTTAATGCTTACACCAATTGGTGGAGTATGAGCTAGTGTTGTAATAGGGACAAAAGCATCTGTTGTAGCATCAGCTACTAATAAAATATATACAGGAGTTTTTGGACATACCAGTATTCACATCCAAACACCTGAACAAATCAAAAATGCAATGAAAAATGATGATTTATTTGTAGATTTAGGTTTTAAAAACAAACAAGAAGTCGAACAAGCACAAATCAACATCGGTGACAAAGTGTTTATGAGCGGAGAATATATTGAATTAGCTAACAATTTAATCGGTGGTAAAGCAATGGATAACCGCGCTGGAGTTACAGTATTAGAATTTATCGCTAATAATATTGCAGATTTAAAACTTAACTGCGATGTTTATTTAGTTGGTACTGTACAAGAAGAAGTTGGTACGCGAGGAGCAAGAACTGCTGCAAGCATTATCAATCCTGATGTCGCATTTGCAATTGATACCGGTGCAGCACACGACACAACTGGTGCCAAAGAAGGAACGCCAGTATGTGGAAACGGAGTAAGTTTATTAGTCAAAGATGGCGGAACTTTGCCAGATCCAAAACTAATTAAATATCTAACCGACATTGCAAAAGAGAAAGATATTCCTACATACAAATATGTTGCTGGTGGCGGCGGAACCGATGCGGCCGAATTACAATTTGCACCAGGTGGTGCATCAGTTATGACTATATCAATACCACAAAGGTACTTACATAGCCCAATCGGTGTAGCATCATTGGTAGACATTCAAGCAACCATTGACTTAATGACTGAATTTATTAAAAGTTACTCGCCAGAAAATCACGATAAAAGATTAGCGTATAAATAA
- a CDS encoding restriction endonuclease subunit S translates to MQGFVNQKSFFSNGGKAINADKRNSQIIDQYSFGFNPSRINVGSIGYYERVEKGLIGPSYFVFKTKDFVNNHFLYTWFKSKKFNKIVELNKQGSVRENFNIDDLLQITFLMPSKLEQNIIAEIFNTINAYLSLLQRKLDKLKNIKETLLEKMFVSQNQEIPSIRFKEFTDVWKRWSVGDLFDSVGGSSLEKEFNKYGKYYVINIGNYSEEFVYRDQGIRIDLNKKTKEFLLNKGDLAMIMNDKTSEGKIIGSCLYIGENNKFIYNQRTQRLIPKTEIIDNEFSYILLNNFVNRKKVINESQGNTQIYINWSNVINIIHNIPLNKTEQKLIFNFFNNINSYLSLLQRKLDKLKNIKETLLEKMFV, encoded by the coding sequence TTGCAAGGATTTGTAAATCAAAAATCCTTTTTTTCCAATGGTGGAAAAGCTATTAATGCAGACAAAAGAAATTCGCAAATAATCGATCAATATTCATTTGGTTTTAATCCATCTAGAATCAATGTTGGTTCCATTGGATACTATGAGAGAGTTGAAAAAGGTTTAATCGGACCATCGTATTTTGTATTTAAAACAAAAGATTTTGTTAATAATCATTTCTTATATACTTGATTTAAATCTAAGAAATTTAACAAAATCGTTGAATTAAATAAACAAGGAAGTGTAAGAGAAAATTTTAACATAGATGATTTACTACAAATTACATTTCTGATGCCGAGTAAGTTAGAACAAAATATAATTGCCGAAATATTTAACACTATAAATGCCTACCTATCACTTCTTCAACGTAAGTTAGATAAGTTAAAAAACATTAAAGAAACTCTTTTAGAGAAGATGTTTGTGAGTCAAAATCAAGAAATTCCAAGCATTCGTTTCAAAGAATTCACTGACGTTTGAAAGCGGTGAAGCGTGGGTGATTTGTTTGATTCTGTAGGTGGTTCATCTTTAGAAAAAGAATTTAATAAATATGGAAAATATTATGTAATAAATATTGGTAATTATTCAGAAGAATTTGTTTATAGAGATCAAGGCATTAGAATTGATTTAAATAAAAAAACAAAAGAATTTCTCTTGAATAAAGGTGATCTTGCTATGATTATGAATGACAAAACTTCTGAAGGAAAAATTATTGGTTCTTGCTTGTATATAGGAGAAAATAATAAATTTATATACAACCAAAGAACACAAAGATTGATACCAAAAACAGAAATAATTGATAATGAATTTTCATATATATTATTAAATAATTTTGTAAATAGAAAAAAAGTAATAAACGAATCACAAGGAAATACTCAAATTTATATAAACTGATCAAATGTTATAAATATTATTCATAATATCCCCCTCAATAAAACAGAACAAAAATTAATTTTTAATTTTTTTAACAATATAAACTCCTATTTATCACTTCTTCAACGTAAGTTAGATAAGTTAAAAAACATTAAAGAAACTCTTTTAGAGAAAATGTTTGTGTAA
- a CDS encoding restriction endonuclease subunit S, translating to MSSKKEDVPAIRFKEFTDAWKRWSLGDLGNFKSSSVDKVIRPNENKVYLLNYLNVYKGEEIIEKNLVFNSASLKQTYEFDIRKSDVFFTPSSETIMDIGYAKTALKTIEKAVFSYHLVRFRPNCNIFVDSYIDNIVQTSKYRQIFQIEAQGVQRFFISLNNFNNIEMWIPKITEQGKITSLFTSLNTYLSLLQRKYNFAILTVFVFKICFFDNKIIVFYSEMTFVWKRWSLGEITNIFTGEFVNKNLQRDNYKFPVYNGGIENTGFYKNYNQYKDKIIIAARGAAGWINYVDCDFWAGNSVYSLDSIDKNINNYLIYLSLKYKQNELIKKSNTTTIPSILITHLNGFKIHLPKTFDEQIFISNTFKFINSYLSLLQRNKVFVIIIVKLHYSLIIVIIINY from the coding sequence ATGAGTTCTAAAAAAGAAGATGTTCCCGCAATTAGATTCAAAGAATTCACTGACGCTTGAAAGCGGTGAAGCTTGGGGGATTTAGGAAATTTTAAAAGTAGTTCAGTAGATAAAGTTATTAGACCAAATGAAAATAAAGTGTATTTATTAAATTATTTAAATGTATATAAGGGTGAAGAAATAATAGAAAAAAATTTAGTATTTAATAGTGCTAGTTTAAAACAAACATATGAATTTGATATAAGAAAATCCGATGTATTTTTTACTCCCTCATCAGAAACTATTATGGATATTGGTTATGCTAAAACTGCATTAAAAACGATAGAAAAAGCAGTATTTTCGTATCATTTAGTAAGGTTTAGACCAAATTGTAATATATTTGTTGATAGTTATATTGATAATATAGTTCAAACTTCGAAATATCGACAAATTTTTCAAATTGAAGCACAAGGAGTACAAAGATTTTTTATAAGTCTAAATAATTTTAATAATATTGAAATGTGAATCCCCAAAATAACTGAACAAGGAAAAATAACTTCTTTATTTACTTCTTTAAATACCTACCTATCACTTCTTCAACGAAAGTACAATTTTGCAATTTTAACTGTCTTTGTGTTCAAAATATGTTTTTTTGACAACAAAATTATTGTATTTTATTCAGAAATGACTTTTGTTTGAAAGCGGTGAAGCTTGGGGGAAATTACAAATATTTTTACAGGAGAATTTGTTAATAAAAATTTACAGCGTGATAACTATAAATTTCCTGTTTATAATGGTGGTATAGAAAATACGGGTTTTTATAAAAATTATAATCAATATAAAGATAAAATAATTATTGCTGCCAGAGGAGCCGCGGGTTGAATAAATTATGTAGATTGTGATTTTTGAGCCGGAAATTCGGTATATTCATTGGATTCTATTGATAAAAATATTAATAATTATTTAATTTATTTATCTTTAAAGTACAAACAAAATGAATTAATAAAGAAATCAAACACAACAACAATACCATCTATTTTAATTACCCACTTAAATGGTTTTAAAATACATTTACCAAAAACTTTTGATGAACAAATTTTTATTTCAAATACATTTAAATTTATAAACTCCTACCTATCACTTCTTCAACGCAACAAAGTTTTTGTAATAATCATTGTAAAATTGCATTATTCATTAATTATTGTCATAATAATTAATTATTAA
- a CDS encoding type I restriction-modification system subunit M, translated as MTKKSIEISKKEKISKQQLANKIWESADDLRGKLDPSEYKNFILSLIFYKFLSQKQLDYLNNLGDYTQEEIEYFSDEKFKNDNFNINGIDKAKYEEIKESSQNKLGYFIQFRYLYSTMTNEKYRSKYELNADNLRNAINDFNKSISESSNEASKKLFEDIFYTFTNEMSKLGSSSNVQTKQLQELAYKTVNEIPTDSQNYDVLGYIYEYLISMFASTAGKKAGEFYTPHEVSRLMAQIVGYHFKDRDRISVYDPTSGSGSLLLTIGDEVEKYIKDRKKIIYYAQELNKATFNLTRMNLVMKDIIIDNIYVNNADTLEMDWPFDRANRNKQQIVDAVVANPPYSQKWENKEKANDPRYVGFGLPPKAKADYAFLLHSLYHLDNEGIITIVLPHGVLFRGGQEKEIRKKLLQNGNISAIIGLPKDIFFNTSIATIIMVLKKTSDNKNDRSVQFIDASNLFVKGNKKNQLKEAHIKRIADTVNQYKEIEGFSKIVSFEEIENNDFNLNISRYIDNFKKTTAYDLYATMHGGVPNIEINLLDKYFNVFKDLKNTLFKTINNDYSSFKNPENISDDVNIDLKVQAFLLKFNELKQQYSDFVQQITDSPKKLLNLSQSIIENKITDFVFNEVKDIELLDQYDLYQISVDSLELMNEDIVIIANLLKNKDLSLIVKDTLNMQLTKDNKVEKWSSEILDKEYYLSCKYNDEFKNIQILQEDINTLKSEIDSIYESITEEERDDKLFSSKGFKKSELLKYVKNLSNNSSEELEELDKKLIEAGEKYTSLEKLERKLKEFSIELETKSYQSVLEITESEIINNLQSKWLKKLFENIDNHANNIIEDFINKLQTLSEKYNETLSDIDNQIKEQETKLIEMLSDLKGDEADLKGINEFIKILKGNNEF; from the coding sequence ATGACTAAAAAATCAATAGAAATTTCTAAAAAAGAGAAAATTAGTAAGCAACAATTAGCTAACAAAATCTGAGAATCTGCAGACGACTTAAGAGGAAAATTAGATCCATCAGAATATAAGAATTTTATCTTATCACTTATTTTTTATAAATTTCTATCTCAAAAACAATTAGATTATTTAAATAATCTTGGTGATTATACACAGGAAGAAATAGAATATTTTTCAGATGAGAAGTTCAAAAATGATAATTTTAATATTAATGGTATTGATAAAGCAAAATACGAAGAAATTAAAGAAAGTTCTCAAAATAAACTGGGTTATTTCATTCAATTTAGATATCTTTATTCAACTATGACTAATGAAAAATACAGATCTAAATATGAATTAAATGCTGATAATTTAAGAAATGCAATTAATGATTTTAATAAATCCATATCTGAAAGCTCAAATGAAGCATCTAAAAAATTATTTGAGGATATTTTCTATACATTTACTAACGAAATGAGTAAGTTAGGAAGTAGTTCGAATGTCCAAACCAAGCAATTACAAGAATTAGCATATAAAACAGTTAATGAAATTCCAACCGATTCACAAAACTACGATGTTTTAGGATATATTTATGAATATTTAATTAGTATGTTTGCTTCAACTGCGGGTAAAAAAGCTGGCGAATTTTATACACCTCATGAAGTTTCAAGATTAATGGCACAAATTGTAGGTTATCATTTTAAAGACCGCGACAGAATTTCGGTTTATGATCCAACTTCGGGTTCTGGTTCATTACTTTTAACAATCGGTGATGAAGTGGAAAAATATATTAAGGATCGTAAAAAAATTATATATTATGCACAAGAATTAAATAAAGCAACCTTTAATTTAACCCGTATGAACTTAGTAATGAAAGATATTATCATTGATAATATTTATGTTAATAATGCTGATACATTAGAAATGGATTGACCTTTTGATCGTGCTAATAGAAATAAACAACAAATAGTAGATGCAGTGGTAGCCAATCCGCCTTATTCACAGAAATGAGAAAATAAAGAAAAAGCAAACGATCCAAGATATGTTGGTTTTGGATTACCACCTAAAGCAAAAGCCGATTATGCATTCTTATTGCATAGTTTATATCACTTAGATAATGAAGGGATTATTACGATAGTTTTACCACACGGAGTGCTTTTTAGAGGAGGACAAGAGAAAGAAATTCGTAAGAAATTACTACAAAATGGTAATATTTCTGCAATTATTGGATTACCAAAAGATATTTTCTTTAATACTTCAATCGCTACTATTATAATGGTCCTAAAGAAAACATCGGATAATAAAAATGATCGTAGTGTGCAATTTATTGATGCATCAAATTTATTTGTGAAAGGAAATAAAAAGAATCAACTTAAAGAAGCACATATTAAGCGTATTGCCGATACTGTAAATCAATATAAAGAAATTGAAGGATTTTCAAAAATTGTAAGTTTCGAAGAAATTGAAAATAATGACTTTAATTTAAATATTTCTAGATACATAGATAACTTTAAAAAAACAACAGCTTATGATTTATATGCCACAATGCATGGCGGAGTGCCAAATATAGAAATTAATTTACTTGATAAATATTTTAATGTTTTTAAAGACCTTAAAAATACATTATTTAAAACAATTAATAATGACTATAGCTCATTTAAAAATCCCGAAAATATCTCTGATGACGTAAATATTGATTTGAAAGTACAAGCATTTTTATTAAAATTTAATGAACTAAAGCAACAATACAGTGATTTCGTTCAACAAATAACAGATTCTCCAAAAAAACTTTTAAATCTTTCACAAAGTATTATTGAAAACAAAATAACAGATTTTGTCTTTAACGAAGTAAAAGATATTGAATTGCTAGATCAATATGACTTATATCAAATTAGCGTTGATTCACTAGAATTAATGAATGAAGATATTGTAATTATAGCTAATTTATTAAAAAACAAAGACTTAAGTTTAATTGTTAAAGATACGTTGAATATGCAATTAACTAAAGATAATAAAGTAGAAAAATGGAGTAGTGAAATATTGGATAAAGAATATTATTTATCTTGTAAATACAATGATGAGTTCAAAAATATCCAAATTCTACAAGAAGACATAAATACACTTAAAAGTGAAATTGATAGCATTTATGAATCAATAACCGAAGAGGAACGTGATGATAAACTATTCTCTTCAAAAGGATTTAAAAAATCAGAATTATTAAAATATGTTAAAAATCTCTCAAATAATTCTTCTGAAGAGTTAGAAGAATTAGATAAAAAATTAATTGAAGCAGGTGAAAAATATACTTCATTAGAAAAATTAGAACGCAAACTTAAAGAATTTTCAATAGAATTAGAAACCAAATCTTATCAATCTGTTTTAGAAATAACTGAATCAGAAATTATTAACAATTTACAATCTAAATGATTAAAAAAATTATTTGAAAATATCGATAATCATGCAAATAACATCATTGAGGATTTTATAAATAAATTACAAACTTTATCCGAAAAATATAATGAAACCTTAAGTGATATTGATAATCAAATTAAAGAACAAGAAACTAAACTTATTGAAATGCTTTCTGATTTAAAAGGTGATGAAGCAGATTTAAAAGGAATAAATGAATTTATTAAGATTTTAAAGGGTAATAATGAGTTCTAA
- a CDS encoding type II toxin-antitoxin system death-on-curing family toxin produces the protein MKKINLILTKIELEKINNFIDTYKKEGIYKQNNKYFFSQNQSNEECRISYYVLDLNTDEDFYLLAEFLNIVSNMTLLTVRKNWTKEVDDFKYINPADTHGIYLLRHCQYGITDIFDFFSKLFIALLKCHILVNGNKRFAYFFLITLLRICGFEFRSKKSKLQSDAQVYCFVYKLQNREYQDIITDYKNLNGNNSVDLNVKYIKYCSDDIVSKYSNLSIKQRQDATKQEIKEWIQNNVVFSFDKIWNDDLSSKSLNNKGKLSDEDFYQLTNDFNNYPTEVWLKDNNIWEETDQVLQILAKI, from the coding sequence ATGAAAAAAATAAACTTAATTCTTACTAAAATTGAACTAGAAAAGATCAATAATTTTATTGATACTTATAAAAAAGAAGGGATATATAAACAAAATAACAAATATTTTTTTAGTCAAAACCAATCAAACGAAGAATGTCGGATATCTTATTATGTCTTAGATTTAAATACAGATGAAGATTTTTATTTACTTGCTGAATTTCTTAATATAGTTAGTAATATGACACTGCTTACCGTAAGAAAAAATTGAACTAAAGAAGTAGATGACTTTAAATATATCAATCCAGCAGATACTCACGGTATATATTTATTAAGACATTGTCAATATGGAATTACAGATATTTTTGATTTCTTTTCAAAGCTATTTATAGCCCTTTTAAAATGTCATATATTAGTTAACGGAAATAAAAGATTTGCTTATTTCTTTTTAATTACTTTATTAAGAATTTGTGGTTTTGAATTTAGATCAAAAAAATCAAAATTACAAAGCGATGCTCAAGTTTATTGTTTTGTATATAAGTTACAAAATAGAGAATATCAAGACATCATTACAGATTATAAAAATCTTAATGGAAATAATTCTGTTGATTTGAATGTCAAATATATTAAATATTGCAGCGATGATATAGTAAGCAAATATTCTAATTTATCTATAAAACAAAGACAAGACGCTACAAAACAAGAAATCAAAGAATGAATTCAAAACAATGTAGTTTTTAGTTTTGATAAAATTTGAAATGATGATCTAAGTTCTAAATCGCTAAATAATAAAGGAAAATTAAGTGATGAAGATTTTTATCAATTAACAAATGATTTTAACAATTATCCAACCGAAGTTTGACTAAAAGACAATAACATTTGAGAGGAAACAGATCAAGTTTTACAAATCTTAGCAAAAATATAA